In one window of Methanoculleus thermophilus DNA:
- a CDS encoding CPBP family intramembrane glutamic endopeptidase: MKTARRTRSVELFFLLVFLLSLPVYLLRLVPPYSLLMVFNPFIAASILTSREEGLSGVRRLWKRTFDYRRIRRKVWYIPILLLMPAAMALQYGLMRLMGESIPRLQFPLLMIPVYFVAFFILAIGEEVGWSGYALDPLQERWGALPAGVILGAVWALWHLVPYALLHPPLWVAGQCLATVMARVLMVWIYNNTGGSVFGMILFHAMINMGSVPDYGFRYDPVLVGPILALMAAVVVFLWGPETLARYWYG; the protein is encoded by the coding sequence ATGAAGACTGCCAGAAGAACGAGGTCTGTGGAGCTCTTCTTCCTGCTGGTCTTTCTGCTCTCCCTTCCCGTATACCTGCTCCGTCTCGTTCCTCCGTACAGCCTTCTCATGGTCTTTAATCCCTTCATCGCGGCCTCGATCCTCACCAGCCGGGAGGAGGGGTTGAGCGGTGTGCGGCGCCTGTGGAAGAGAACCTTTGATTACAGAAGGATCCGGCGAAAGGTCTGGTACATCCCCATCCTTCTCCTGATGCCGGCAGCGATGGCCCTGCAGTATGGGTTGATGAGACTGATGGGCGAATCCATCCCCCGTCTGCAGTTTCCGCTCCTGATGATACCCGTCTATTTTGTGGCCTTCTTCATCCTCGCGATCGGTGAAGAGGTGGGCTGGTCGGGATACGCCCTCGATCCGCTGCAGGAGCGGTGGGGTGCTCTCCCTGCGGGCGTCATCCTCGGGGCGGTCTGGGCCCTGTGGCACCTCGTACCCTACGCCCTCCTGCATCCGCCCCTCTGGGTGGCGGGCCAGTGCCTTGCGACGGTGATGGCACGCGTCCTCATGGTCTGGATCTACAATAACACCGGGGGAAGCGTCTTTGGCATGATCCTCTTCCATGCCATGATCAACATGGGTTCGGTTCCCGACTACGGCTTCCGGTATGATCCCGTCCTGGTCGGCCCCATCCTGGCTCTCATGGCCGCGGTTGTGGTCTTCCTGTGGGGTCCAGAGACCCTGGCCCGTTATTGGTATGGCTGA
- a CDS encoding mechanosensitive ion channel family protein: MEIAEILDFTVPLSSITLERVVLAILVAIIGWIVVKVLTSTFTTALSRASNLPGLVVEFLARFFSVLLYVILALIVLAALGVDISSMVLGLSAVIGLILGFGLQDSINNLAAGVWLAAFRPIDKDEFVEVKGISGKVVSVGILATELLKPDNTYITIPNSLVWGNPVINSSRMETRRVEVKVGVAYDSDLDTAIRVATDLAAAHEKVLPSPKPAVVVTELGDSSVVLALRAWTKTSDVGGVQGDLNRGILRAFREAGIEIPFPQLDVHLTGAE, from the coding sequence ATGGAGATCGCAGAGATCCTCGACTTCACTGTTCCGCTCTCCAGTATCACGCTTGAGAGGGTTGTTCTTGCCATACTCGTCGCGATCATCGGATGGATTGTGGTGAAGGTGCTCACGTCCACCTTCACAACAGCGCTCTCGCGGGCGTCAAACCTCCCCGGCCTGGTCGTCGAGTTCCTGGCCAGGTTCTTCTCGGTCCTGCTCTATGTAATTCTCGCCCTCATCGTCCTTGCGGCGTTAGGGGTTGACATCTCCTCCATGGTGCTCGGGCTCTCGGCGGTGATCGGGCTGATCCTCGGTTTCGGCCTCCAGGATTCAATCAACAACCTCGCTGCCGGGGTCTGGCTTGCGGCATTCCGCCCCATCGATAAGGATGAGTTCGTCGAGGTCAAAGGCATATCCGGCAAAGTAGTCTCGGTCGGCATCTTGGCGACCGAACTGCTCAAGCCCGACAACACCTACATCACCATCCCGAACTCCCTTGTCTGGGGAAACCCTGTGATCAACTCCTCCAGGATGGAGACCCGCCGCGTCGAGGTCAAGGTCGGGGTTGCCTATGACAGCGATCTCGATACGGCAATCCGGGTCGCCACCGATCTCGCGGCGGCCCACGAGAAGGTGCTCCCGTCGCCGAAACCTGCGGTCGTCGTCACAGAACTCGGCGACTCTTCGGTGGTCCTTGCTCTGCGGGCGTGGACGAAGACGTCCGATGTGGGGGGCGTGCAGGGGGACTTAAACCGCGGTATCCTCCGGGCGTTTCGAGAGGCCGGCATCGAGATCCCCTTCCCGCAACTGGACGTTCACCTGACGGGGGCAGAATAG
- a CDS encoding RNB domain-containing ribonuclease: MQDQPPVNLKGIAWTAMQQYGFAPAFPPAVLREVSALSEKAPFDPGGNLRDLRSLLWSSIDNHDSMDLDQIEVCEEGQGGEIHVRVAIADVDSRVPKDSATDRHAAHNGTSVYTGVTTFPMLPDRFSADLTSLLPGRERLAIVIEYTVLPDGSTRPGEIYRAIVANHAKLVYEEVGDWLEGKGPVPSTVAETPGLEEQILLQHEAAVRMRRRRTERGALALETIEAEPLVVDGQVRGLVVQEQNLARCLIEEFMVAANGTITAFLNGAGLPMIHRVVRTPKNWDGIVREAADRGEALPAEPDARALTRFLLRQKTADPDRFPDLSLTVVKLMGAGEYVAFRPGDQPIGHFALAVTDYTHGTAPNRRYVDIIIQRLIKSVIEGDECPYTGEELDDLALHLTDRDKASQKVERFVRKAAAAVLLRERIGETFEAFVTGASEKGTYVRLIDPPAEGKVVLGEQGLRVGQRILVRLLSTDPYNGFIDFARTR; encoded by the coding sequence ATGCAGGACCAGCCCCCCGTCAATCTCAAGGGCATCGCGTGGACGGCGATGCAGCAGTACGGCTTTGCCCCGGCATTCCCGCCGGCTGTCCTCCGGGAAGTTTCCGCTCTTAGCGAAAAAGCGCCTTTTGACCCGGGCGGCAATCTCCGGGATCTCCGCTCGCTCCTCTGGTCCTCGATCGACAACCACGACTCCATGGACCTTGACCAGATCGAGGTCTGCGAGGAGGGGCAGGGTGGGGAGATCCACGTCCGGGTCGCGATCGCCGACGTCGACTCCCGCGTCCCGAAAGACTCGGCGACCGACCGGCACGCCGCCCACAACGGGACATCGGTCTACACCGGTGTGACGACGTTCCCCATGCTCCCCGACCGGTTCTCGGCCGACCTCACCTCGCTCCTCCCCGGCCGGGAGAGACTGGCGATCGTCATCGAGTATACCGTCCTCCCCGACGGGAGCACGAGACCCGGCGAGATCTACCGGGCGATCGTCGCAAACCACGCAAAGCTCGTCTACGAAGAGGTCGGCGACTGGCTGGAAGGGAAGGGGCCCGTCCCCAGCACAGTCGCAGAGACGCCGGGCCTCGAAGAGCAGATCCTCCTCCAGCACGAGGCTGCGGTACGGATGAGGAGGCGCCGGACGGAGAGGGGGGCGCTCGCCCTCGAGACAATCGAGGCAGAACCGCTCGTGGTGGACGGCCAGGTCCGGGGGCTTGTCGTCCAGGAGCAGAACCTTGCCCGGTGCCTCATCGAGGAGTTCATGGTCGCGGCAAACGGCACCATAACCGCATTCCTGAACGGTGCCGGTCTACCCATGATCCACCGGGTCGTCCGCACACCGAAGAACTGGGACGGGATCGTCCGGGAAGCGGCGGATCGCGGTGAGGCCCTGCCGGCTGAGCCGGACGCTCGAGCGCTCACCAGGTTCCTTCTCCGGCAGAAAACAGCCGACCCCGACCGCTTTCCGGACCTCTCTCTTACGGTCGTGAAACTTATGGGGGCAGGGGAGTACGTCGCGTTCCGGCCCGGCGACCAACCGATCGGCCACTTCGCCCTCGCCGTCACCGACTACACCCACGGCACCGCCCCGAACCGGCGCTACGTCGACATCATCATCCAGCGGCTGATCAAATCGGTCATCGAGGGGGATGAATGCCCGTATACCGGTGAAGAACTCGACGACCTCGCCCTCCACCTCACCGACCGGGATAAGGCATCGCAGAAGGTCGAACGCTTCGTCCGGAAGGCTGCGGCCGCAGTCCTCCTCCGGGAGAGGATCGGGGAGACGTTTGAGGCGTTCGTCACCGGGGCTTCGGAGAAAGGAACCTACGTTCGGCTGATCGACCCGCCGGCCGAGGGAAAAGTGGTCCTCGGCGAGCAGGGGCTCAGGGTCGGGCAGAGGATCCTGGTCCGCCTGCTTTCGACCGACCCCTACAACGGTTTCATCGACTTCGCACGCACCCGGTGA
- a CDS encoding class I SAM-dependent methyltransferase: MHRIIDWNELWKAIYSSSPERVEKGRDPAAHWDRRAASYQRVSRDEKEATKQELAILRVRPGETVLDVGAGTGRLAVPIARTAAHVTALDPSEGMLSILRERMAAEGLTNYSTVTMRWEETVIGRDVEPHDVVIAAFSLGFYDLAAALEKLDAAARRAVYLFWHAGEWRGPEEMALYRAVFGEEAAAGRGYPDYIYLVNILHDAGIYPNVRIYHAVWDAVYDSVEEAARTWAAMHNPGMEDLSVVVDHFGRTLRRTESGKYVERTVRPTAAVWWEKEVG, from the coding sequence ATGCATCGGATCATCGACTGGAACGAGCTCTGGAAGGCAATATACTCAAGCTCGCCCGAACGCGTCGAGAAAGGGCGCGATCCCGCAGCCCACTGGGACAGGCGCGCCGCATCCTACCAAAGGGTCAGCCGCGACGAGAAAGAGGCGACCAAGCAGGAACTCGCGATCCTTCGGGTGCGGCCGGGCGAGACCGTACTCGATGTGGGCGCAGGAACCGGGAGGCTTGCCGTGCCGATCGCCCGGACCGCCGCCCATGTTACGGCACTCGACCCCTCGGAGGGGATGCTCTCCATCCTCCGGGAGCGGATGGCGGCGGAGGGGCTTACAAACTACTCCACGGTCACGATGCGCTGGGAGGAGACCGTGATCGGGAGGGACGTCGAGCCGCACGACGTCGTCATTGCGGCGTTCTCACTCGGGTTCTACGATCTTGCAGCAGCTCTGGAAAAACTCGACGCTGCGGCCCGCCGGGCGGTCTACCTCTTCTGGCACGCAGGCGAGTGGCGGGGCCCCGAGGAGATGGCGCTCTATCGAGCGGTCTTTGGGGAGGAGGCGGCTGCCGGACGGGGCTACCCGGACTATATCTACCTCGTCAACATCCTCCACGACGCCGGGATCTACCCGAACGTCCGGATCTATCACGCCGTCTGGGATGCGGTCTACGACTCCGTCGAAGAGGCCGCCCGGACCTGGGCGGCGATGCACAACCCAGGGATGGAGGACCTCTCGGTGGTCGTGGACCACTTTGGCCGAACGCTTCGCCGGACCGAGTCCGGGAAGTACGTCGAGAGGACCGTCCGGCCGACCGCGGCGGTCTGGTGGGAGAAAGAGGTGGGGTGA